From the unidentified bacterial endosymbiont genome, one window contains:
- a CDS encoding fimbria/pilus outer membrane usher protein, with amino-acid sequence MNKITKIPAPANFRLSCIARLVACQVGLLIGGMGAVNAAEYFNPALLEIDNPIQGNADLSIFEDGELQPPGTYRVDIYLNGSAVDTRDVTFTLATDATGKQSLQPCLSGELLRDMGVKIGIYPGIQATDECANFTGAIAQSSANFRFDQQRLDLSIPQAALNSQARGYVSPDKWDSGIPALLLNYSFSGANTDARNSDSNNSNTYYLNLRSGANLGAWRLRNYSTWNRDSKGNQNWDSINTYLQRDIQTLRSQLTLGDSNSPTEVFDTVPFRGIQLASDDDMLPDSMKGYSPVVRGIAQSNAQVTIRQNGYVIYQSYVPAGPFAISDLYPTAGSGDLNVTIKEANGTERTLVVPFASVPVLQREGHLKYSFTSGQYRSYNDDVEKTPFTQGTAIYGLSHGATVYGGVQAASKYQSVAVGIGQNLGRIGALSADVTQAWTKQEDAQKENGQSWRLRYGKSFVETGTNFSLASYRYSTSGFYTLQEALESYAKGNSYYSDHKKSRAELTLSQNLWQKGGALSLSLVKEEYWNNDRSSESASVGYNNTWSGISWGVNYTYNRNGMDSYGHRTYYTDQIVAMNISVPLSKWLPGSYATYNLNSSKNGSTSHNVGLSGTALRDNNLNYNISQGYTTQGQGANGYASADYKGTYGEVNAGYGYDRSQRRMDYGLQGGVVVHENGVTLSQPLSETVVLVKAPGADDVSISSNTGVKTDWRGYAVVPYATAYRRNQISLDTATLPDNVDMTLTSTSVIPTRGAVVRADFDPNVGRRVLMMISRANGEPVPFGAMAGLDDEKRSNGSIVGDGGQVYLSGMPDSGTLRVKWGSSASQSCLVNYRLPEQSATSGIQLINGDCR; translated from the coding sequence ATGAACAAAATAACGAAGATTCCTGCTCCGGCCAATTTTAGACTGTCCTGTATTGCGCGGCTTGTGGCATGTCAGGTTGGGCTTTTAATCGGCGGAATGGGTGCGGTCAATGCGGCGGAGTATTTCAACCCAGCCTTATTAGAAATCGATAATCCGATTCAGGGTAACGCTGATTTATCCATTTTTGAAGACGGTGAGTTACAGCCCCCTGGCACCTATCGCGTTGATATTTATCTTAATGGCTCGGCTGTTGATACCCGCGATGTCACATTCACCCTGGCGACTGACGCTACCGGTAAGCAAAGCCTTCAGCCGTGCCTGAGCGGTGAATTGCTGCGCGATATGGGCGTGAAAATTGGCATATATCCCGGGATTCAGGCCACGGATGAATGTGCCAATTTTACCGGCGCGATTGCGCAGTCCTCAGCTAACTTCCGCTTTGACCAGCAGAGGCTGGATCTCAGCATTCCACAGGCAGCCCTGAATTCACAGGCGCGCGGCTATGTCTCTCCGGATAAGTGGGATTCGGGTATTCCTGCCCTGTTACTGAACTATAGCTTCAGTGGTGCGAACACCGACGCGCGCAACAGTGACAGCAATAATTCCAACACCTATTACCTGAACCTGCGTTCCGGGGCTAACCTGGGTGCCTGGCGTCTGCGCAACTATTCAACATGGAACCGTGACAGCAAGGGTAATCAGAACTGGGACTCTATTAATACCTATCTGCAGCGTGACATTCAGACGCTGAGAAGCCAACTGACGCTGGGCGATAGCAACTCGCCTACAGAAGTCTTTGATACCGTGCCGTTCCGTGGTATTCAGCTGGCGTCGGATGACGACATGCTGCCCGACAGCATGAAAGGCTATTCGCCGGTGGTAAGGGGAATCGCGCAAAGTAACGCCCAGGTTACCATTCGCCAGAACGGCTATGTTATCTATCAAAGCTATGTCCCGGCCGGGCCGTTTGCCATTTCCGACCTTTACCCAACGGCGGGCAGTGGCGACCTTAACGTAACCATTAAAGAAGCGAACGGCACCGAGCGAACGCTGGTGGTTCCTTTCGCTTCCGTACCGGTCCTTCAGCGTGAAGGGCACCTCAAATACAGTTTTACCAGCGGTCAATACCGCTCGTACAACGATGATGTTGAAAAGACGCCGTTTACTCAGGGCACCGCAATTTATGGCTTATCGCATGGTGCGACGGTTTATGGTGGGGTGCAGGCGGCGAGTAAATATCAGTCCGTGGCGGTGGGGATCGGACAAAACCTCGGGCGCATTGGTGCTCTCTCTGCAGACGTAACCCAGGCGTGGACCAAGCAGGAAGATGCGCAGAAAGAAAACGGCCAGTCCTGGCGTTTGCGTTATGGTAAGAGCTTCGTTGAAACAGGGACCAACTTCAGTCTGGCCAGCTACCGTTATTCAACTTCCGGTTTTTATACTCTGCAGGAAGCGCTGGAAAGTTATGCCAAAGGCAACAGCTATTACAGCGATCATAAAAAGAGCCGCGCAGAGCTGACGCTTAGCCAGAACTTATGGCAGAAGGGGGGAGCGCTCTCCCTGAGCCTGGTTAAAGAAGAGTACTGGAACAACGATCGTTCGAGTGAATCGGCGAGTGTCGGGTACAACAACACCTGGTCTGGTATCTCCTGGGGGGTTAACTATACCTACAACCGTAACGGTATGGACAGCTACGGTCACCGGACCTACTACACCGATCAAATTGTCGCGATGAACATCAGCGTGCCATTAAGCAAATGGCTGCCGGGGAGTTATGCAACCTATAACCTCAATAGCAGCAAAAATGGTAGCACCTCGCATAACGTGGGGCTGAGTGGCACCGCGTTACGTGACAACAACCTTAACTACAACATCAGCCAGGGCTATACCACCCAGGGCCAGGGTGCGAACGGTTATGCCAGCGCAGACTATAAAGGCACTTACGGGGAAGTGAATGCCGGTTATGGCTATGACCGTAGCCAGCGCCGTATGGATTATGGCCTCCAGGGTGGCGTTGTGGTGCATGAAAATGGCGTAACCCTTTCGCAACCGTTGAGCGAAACGGTCGTACTGGTTAAAGCGCCGGGCGCGGACGATGTCAGCATCTCCAGTAATACCGGGGTAAAAACCGACTGGCGGGGTTATGCCGTGGTGCCATATGCCACTGCGTACCGCCGTAACCAGATCTCTCTTGATACCGCAACCTTACCGGACAACGTGGATATGACCCTGACCAGTACGTCGGTCATCCCAACGCGTGGCGCCGTGGTTCGTGCCGACTTTGATCCGAACGTCGGTCGACGTGTACTGATGATGATCAGTCGTGCAAATGGTGAGCCAGTGCCATTCGGCGCGATGGCCGGCCTTGATGACGAGAAGAGAAGTAACGGCAGCATTGTCGGCGATGGCGGCCAGGTTTAT
- a CDS encoding fimbrial biogenesis chaperone, with the protein MNTWRAAAVAVVLMTFSTVVQAGVVVGGTRLIYDGAKKESAINISNPDKNAYLIQSWVDGGEASAGAQASKAPFIVTPPLFRLDGNQQNILRVVRAGGSLPETKESLFWLNIKSIPSAQKQQNTLQIAVKTRIKLIFRPAGVKSTLEEAANTLTWKRTGNQLQVNNPSAHYITFFNVKINGAAVKSANMVAPQSQATFELPANVAGGALTWQFINDYGGTSKALTSNI; encoded by the coding sequence ATGAATACATGGCGCGCAGCAGCGGTGGCAGTAGTATTAATGACCTTCAGCACAGTAGTGCAGGCGGGTGTAGTGGTTGGTGGAACGCGTCTGATCTACGACGGCGCTAAAAAAGAGTCTGCCATCAATATCAGTAATCCTGACAAAAACGCTTACTTAATCCAGTCCTGGGTGGACGGCGGGGAAGCCAGCGCGGGCGCACAGGCAAGTAAAGCGCCGTTTATTGTCACTCCACCTTTATTCCGCCTGGACGGCAATCAGCAGAACATTTTGCGGGTGGTTCGCGCGGGTGGCTCTCTGCCAGAAACCAAAGAGTCACTGTTCTGGCTGAATATCAAATCTATACCTTCTGCACAGAAGCAACAAAACACGCTGCAAATTGCGGTGAAAACGCGCATCAAACTGATTTTTCGTCCGGCCGGGGTAAAAAGCACGCTTGAAGAAGCGGCGAACACCCTCACCTGGAAACGCACCGGTAACCAGCTTCAGGTAAACAATCCGTCTGCGCATTACATCACCTTCTTCAACGTCAAAATCAACGGTGCGGCAGTGAAGAGCGCCAACATGGTCGCGCCGCAATCGCAGGCCACATTTGAGTTGCCAGCCAATGTCGCTGGAGGAGCACTCACCTGGCAGTTTATTAATGACTATGGCGGTACCAGCAAAGCGTTGACGAGCAATATCTGA
- a CDS encoding fimbrial protein — protein sequence MKKTLLAIALVASSAVASSAFAADGAVNFTGTITDAACTIDTASQNQNVFLGNIARTAFPVAGSLAAAKKFTLVLTNCPDTVTGATVRFDGNQVSGDNSILALTEGDSTATGVGIQISDSQNKVVPLYEDSSVYPLVSTGPNNLDFSARYISLTDAVTVGDANGVTQFTVVYQ from the coding sequence GTGAAAAAGACTCTTCTTGCTATTGCTCTGGTGGCTTCTTCAGCCGTTGCTTCTTCTGCTTTCGCTGCTGACGGCGCAGTTAACTTCACCGGCACCATCACTGATGCTGCTTGTACTATCGATACCGCTTCTCAGAACCAGAATGTGTTCCTGGGCAACATCGCTCGTACTGCTTTCCCGGTAGCAGGTTCTCTGGCTGCGGCTAAGAAATTCACCCTGGTACTGACTAACTGCCCGGACACCGTAACTGGCGCTACCGTACGTTTCGATGGCAACCAGGTTTCTGGTGATAACAGCATTCTGGCACTGACCGAAGGTGACAGCACTGCAACTGGCGTTGGTATTCAGATCTCTGACAGCCAGAACAAAGTGGTTCCACTGTACGAAGACTCCTCTGTTTACCCTCTGGTTAGCACCGGTCCTAACAACCTGGACTTCAGCGCTCGCTACATCTCTCTGACTGATGCAGTCACCGTGGGTGATGCGAACGGTGTAACTCAGTTCACTGTCGTTTATCAGTAA
- a CDS encoding tyrosine-type DNA invertase, which produces MKNRKYLTPFEVEKLLEATLRGKHAERDYCLIWMCFIHGCRVSEISSWRLSDIDIEGNNIYIHRLKNGFSTVHPLYRRERKSLMLWMNKRKQYRGADTDWLFLSNRGAKLSRQRIYWLIRNYSQAANLTINAHPHMLRHGCGFALADRGIDTRLIQDYLGHRNIQNTVIYTASNANRFKEVW; this is translated from the coding sequence ATGAAAAATCGCAAATATCTGACGCCATTCGAAGTTGAAAAACTGCTTGAGGCCACGCTGCGCGGTAAGCATGCGGAGCGGGACTACTGCCTGATCTGGATGTGCTTCATCCATGGCTGTAGGGTCAGTGAAATCAGTAGTTGGCGCCTGTCCGATATCGATATAGAAGGTAATAATATCTATATCCATCGATTAAAAAATGGCTTTTCAACCGTTCACCCGCTTTACCGACGTGAACGGAAATCATTAATGCTTTGGATGAATAAAAGAAAACAATATCGCGGAGCGGATACCGACTGGTTATTTCTTTCTAACCGAGGGGCAAAGTTATCCCGGCAACGAATTTACTGGTTAATCAGAAATTATAGTCAGGCGGCGAATCTGACAATAAACGCTCATCCCCATATGTTAAGACACGGTTGTGGTTTTGCGCTGGCTGACAGAGGAATTGATACTCGCTTAATTCAGGATTATTTAGGTCATCGTAATATACAAAATACGGTTATCTATACTGCAAGCAACGCTAATCGCTTCAAAGAAGTCTGGTGA
- a CDS encoding SDR family NAD(P)-dependent oxidoreductase: MRNQWILVTGGSRGIGRATVLRLAKQWNVVFTWCKDSHAAHDVERACENLPGTVEGYQCDGSDEQAVSRLAADLLARYGAPSGVVHNAGITLDALHIHQSPANWRQVMDTNLNALFYWNHLLLEPMMMQGGGSVVLMSSVTGIKGNSGQSAYGASKAAMIGLARTLSIELGRFSVRVNCLLPGYIDTEIMSQIPKEKRIELRKTIPMKRFGRVDEVAAAAAWLVSDESTYMTGQTLILDGGLSA; encoded by the coding sequence ATGCGTAATCAATGGATCTTAGTCACCGGCGGAAGCCGTGGAATAGGACGTGCTACGGTACTGCGTCTGGCAAAACAGTGGAACGTGGTCTTCACCTGGTGCAAGGATAGCCATGCGGCGCATGACGTGGAGCGCGCATGTGAGAACTTGCCCGGTACGGTGGAAGGCTATCAATGCGACGGTAGTGATGAGCAGGCGGTGAGCCGATTGGCCGCTGATCTGCTGGCGCGCTATGGCGCACCTTCAGGTGTCGTACACAATGCCGGTATTACCCTGGATGCTCTTCACATTCATCAAAGTCCGGCAAACTGGCGTCAGGTGATGGACACCAACCTTAATGCCCTATTTTACTGGAACCATCTGCTGCTCGAACCCATGATGATGCAGGGCGGAGGCTCGGTGGTGTTGATGTCATCGGTGACGGGCATAAAAGGTAACAGCGGTCAAAGCGCCTACGGTGCAAGCAAAGCGGCGATGATCGGTTTGGCGCGAACATTATCGATCGAGCTAGGGCGATTTAGCGTACGCGTCAATTGCCTGCTGCCGGGCTACATTGACACTGAAATTATGAGCCAGATACCGAAAGAAAAACGCATAGAGCTACGAAAAACGATCCCGATGAAACGCTTCGGGAGAGTGGACGAAGTGGCCGCCGCAGCGGCATGGCTTGTCAGTGATGAGAGCACCTACATGACCGGGCAAACCCTCATTCTTGACGGCGGGCTTTCTGCCTGA
- a CDS encoding acyl carrier protein — MAQYDEVYSKVCEMLCDAKDLEMDSLSPEMPLYQLKLDSLDYVELMVLAKKEFGVAIEADVFINNVNMTLGELCQYLSEKSQ; from the coding sequence ATGGCGCAATATGATGAAGTTTATAGCAAGGTTTGCGAGATGCTGTGTGATGCAAAAGATCTGGAGATGGACTCTCTCTCTCCTGAGATGCCGCTGTATCAACTTAAACTCGATAGCCTGGACTACGTAGAACTGATGGTACTGGCGAAAAAAGAGTTTGGTGTGGCGATTGAAGCCGATGTCTTCATTAATAATGTCAACATGACTCTGGGTGAGTTGTGTCAATATCTCAGCGAAAAAAGTCAATAA
- a CDS encoding MaoC/PaaZ C-terminal domain-containing protein, translating to MSLHYTLRDAERWAAFSKDYNPIHFDAVEAKHLGMEDVCVHGMRAMLDVKSALSRALQKHTLSTGGLLFSCRLREPVACEKPYHLALSETQSEGVQQVTGKLRHAQTQALSMSSKLSESKPLALSPITQANTVRGEALSTLYRQFQTVESQNAPLWSFFDAVLFRQLVNAPETLETVQSIIPGHKATSLCDVFRLARVVQTHHETCFSPLLLEDADPDSASEPLHYSVLPTLVMGEKEAGLVLVTGIEAWRANQPLISVSATLKTGPLAD from the coding sequence ATGTCTCTGCACTACACGCTGCGCGATGCTGAACGCTGGGCGGCATTTTCCAAAGACTACAATCCGATTCATTTTGATGCCGTCGAGGCGAAGCATCTGGGCATGGAGGACGTTTGCGTTCATGGCATGCGCGCGATGCTGGATGTGAAATCAGCTCTCAGCCGGGCACTGCAAAAGCACACATTGTCGACAGGTGGTCTGCTTTTCAGTTGTCGTTTGCGCGAACCCGTGGCATGCGAAAAACCTTATCACCTTGCGTTAAGTGAGACGCAGTCTGAGGGGGTGCAGCAGGTCACCGGCAAATTACGTCACGCGCAAACTCAGGCTCTGAGTATGAGCAGCAAGCTCAGTGAGAGTAAACCCCTGGCGCTAAGCCCGATCACGCAGGCGAACACAGTGCGAGGGGAGGCACTCTCCACGCTGTACCGTCAATTCCAGACGGTAGAGTCTCAGAATGCGCCGTTGTGGAGCTTTTTTGATGCGGTGCTGTTCCGCCAGTTGGTCAACGCGCCGGAAACGCTTGAAACCGTACAAAGTATTATACCCGGGCATAAGGCGACCAGTTTATGCGACGTTTTCAGGCTTGCGCGGGTGGTTCAAACCCACCACGAAACCTGTTTTTCTCCGCTGCTGCTGGAAGATGCGGACCCAGATTCAGCAAGTGAACCTTTACATTATTCCGTCCTGCCAACGCTGGTTATGGGCGAAAAAGAGGCCGGACTGGTTTTGGTGACGGGCATTGAGGCATGGCGGGCCAATCAACCGCTGATTTCTGTCTCGGCAACGCTAAAAACCGGGCCGCTGGCCGATTAA
- a CDS encoding beta-ketoacyl-[acyl-carrier-protein] synthase family protein, translated as MQTDILKTTNLPRRVVVTGYGAVTPLGMNSAESWTAIMNYQPGYRYCDKSAAGIKSRFYGLIDEEPSLKGVPAAIRRRLPRYARLTLASAREAMQMAFGDEKPEQYYDLRDCGVVMGTGWAGQDETQLHYEDYMRTGVGSPFGCFFSMPNAATAAVSLLWGLRGYQNTPVAACATGTIAIGDAFELIRNGRANMMLAGAGESLRSDSAVWNIDILGALASEQEELTRACCPFSQHRNGFVLSEGAAVLCLEEYESAIARGATILGEILGYGNYSDAFDFTAPAEDKIARVQTIRRALSQAGIKASDLDYINAHGTSTPLNDLNETEAIKIALGEEAAYATPCSSTKSYTGHLIAAAGSFESIVCLQALQHQIMPATCHLDAPDPACDLDYVPNIHRPAALRLTLNLSFGFGGANAALVIGRGQ; from the coding sequence ATGCAAACGGACATTTTAAAGACCACGAACTTGCCACGTCGGGTGGTGGTCACCGGCTATGGCGCGGTCACCCCGCTGGGGATGAATTCCGCTGAAAGCTGGACGGCCATCATGAACTACCAACCCGGATATCGCTACTGCGACAAATCGGCTGCAGGGATCAAATCTCGCTTTTACGGGCTGATCGATGAGGAGCCATCGCTCAAGGGCGTACCGGCAGCGATCCGTCGTCGCCTGCCGCGTTACGCGCGCCTGACGTTGGCCTCTGCGCGCGAAGCGATGCAAATGGCCTTTGGTGACGAAAAGCCCGAGCAATATTACGATCTACGTGATTGCGGTGTCGTCATGGGCACCGGCTGGGCGGGGCAGGACGAAACCCAGCTTCATTATGAAGACTATATGCGTACGGGTGTGGGATCGCCTTTCGGCTGTTTCTTCTCTATGCCCAACGCCGCCACCGCCGCCGTCAGCCTTCTCTGGGGACTGCGAGGGTATCAAAATACGCCAGTCGCCGCCTGCGCAACCGGAACCATCGCCATTGGTGACGCGTTTGAGCTGATCCGTAACGGTCGCGCAAACATGATGCTGGCGGGGGCGGGAGAGTCTCTGCGTTCTGATTCGGCGGTGTGGAATATTGATATTCTCGGCGCACTGGCAAGCGAGCAAGAGGAGCTAACCCGTGCCTGCTGTCCGTTCAGCCAGCACCGTAACGGCTTTGTCCTCAGTGAAGGGGCAGCGGTGTTATGTCTGGAAGAGTATGAGTCAGCCATTGCGCGTGGCGCAACCATTCTTGGCGAAATTCTCGGCTACGGGAATTACTCTGACGCCTTTGATTTCACCGCGCCGGCCGAGGATAAAATTGCCCGGGTGCAGACCATCCGCCGTGCGCTCAGCCAGGCAGGCATTAAGGCCAGCGATCTGGATTACATCAATGCGCACGGTACGTCCACTCCGTTAAACGATCTTAATGAAACCGAGGCCATCAAAATTGCGCTGGGCGAAGAGGCGGCCTACGCCACGCCATGCTCAAGCACCAAATCCTATACCGGCCATCTGATTGCCGCAGCGGGCAGCTTTGAATCTATCGTCTGTCTGCAGGCTCTGCAGCACCAGATCATGCCTGCCACCTGCCATCTTGATGCGCCAGACCCGGCCTGCGATTTGGACTATGTCCCCAATATCCACCGTCCTGCCGCGCTCAGGCTGACGCTCAATCTGAGCTTCGGATTCGGCGGGGCAAATGCGGCACTGGTCATCGGACGGGGGCAATAA
- a CDS encoding efflux transporter outer membrane subunit has translation MNKRNLLSTALMALMLTGCGQALKSEYQRPLLSVPDAWRVQDTGEGVAKFTPHWWDNFGDPQLSGLIVASLQSNDDLALAGIKLKQALLTAGISDLNLTPDFSANASASNAQNLRRNTTPTENYSTALTAAYELDLWGKLARTREQSDWLAKVSEQDLRATALTLIGTTSQLYWQLASLNQQIANMQHSLRIAEDTLEMVTSRWRAGDLGQLDYLQAQQTVLSREVSLRDLYQQRDESRNALAILLSRPPGQYAAERHALDIHQSVPVAQRLPLEVIAKRPDVQSAELNLRAALAGSDVARLSFYPSLTLNASLNAGASVFQQWFSNPVRTLGSAVELPFIQWNKVRLTIEKSGLDVQTAAIQFRKASYSALQDIDNAMSQRLTWQQEKQRQLDDLALSQQRLKLVESQYRHGAVVYQTLLDAQNTLLDSENTLVKTQYNYLYSTMKLWLALGGGENDTVNQQG, from the coding sequence ATGAATAAGCGCAATTTACTTTCAACGGCGCTGATGGCGCTAATGCTTACCGGCTGCGGCCAGGCTCTCAAGAGCGAGTATCAACGGCCGCTGCTTTCAGTCCCTGACGCCTGGCGCGTGCAGGATACCGGTGAAGGTGTGGCGAAATTTACGCCGCACTGGTGGGACAACTTTGGCGATCCACAACTGTCAGGTCTTATCGTGGCCAGCCTGCAAAGTAATGACGATTTGGCGCTGGCAGGCATAAAGCTCAAGCAGGCGCTGCTTACAGCAGGCATATCAGATCTCAACCTGACGCCGGATTTCAGCGCCAACGCCAGTGCCAGTAACGCTCAGAACTTACGCCGTAATACCACGCCAACGGAGAATTACAGCACCGCCCTGACGGCCGCGTATGAGCTGGATCTGTGGGGAAAACTGGCGCGCACGCGTGAGCAGTCCGACTGGCTGGCAAAGGTATCGGAACAGGATTTGCGGGCGACCGCGCTAACGCTTATTGGCACAACGTCGCAGCTGTATTGGCAACTTGCCAGCCTGAATCAGCAAATCGCAAATATGCAGCACAGTCTGCGCATCGCTGAAGACACGCTGGAGATGGTGACCTCACGCTGGCGCGCAGGCGATCTCGGCCAGCTTGATTACCTGCAAGCGCAGCAAACCGTACTCAGCCGGGAAGTGAGCCTGCGAGATCTCTATCAGCAGCGGGACGAAAGCCGCAATGCGCTGGCGATTTTACTCAGCCGTCCGCCGGGTCAGTACGCCGCTGAGCGACACGCGCTTGATATTCATCAAAGCGTGCCGGTGGCCCAGCGCCTGCCGCTGGAGGTGATTGCCAAAAGGCCTGATGTGCAATCGGCAGAACTTAATCTTCGGGCGGCGTTGGCCGGGTCGGATGTAGCGCGGTTGAGCTTTTATCCCTCACTGACGCTCAATGCATCGCTAAACGCGGGGGCGTCAGTGTTTCAGCAGTGGTTCAGTAATCCGGTCAGAACCCTGGGTTCGGCGGTGGAGCTGCCGTTCATCCAGTGGAACAAGGTGCGTCTGACCATCGAAAAGTCCGGCCTGGATGTCCAAACCGCGGCGATCCAGTTCAGGAAGGCTTCTTATAGCGCCCTGCAGGATATCGACAACGCCATGTCACAGCGCCTGACCTGGCAGCAGGAAAAACAGCGTCAACTGGACGATCTGGCGCTAAGCCAGCAACGACTGAAGCTGGTGGAAAGCCAGTATCGCCACGGAGCCGTGGTTTACCAAACGCTGCTCGATGCGCAAAACACATTGCTGGACAGCGAAAACACGCTGGTGAAAACCCAATACAACTATCTGTATTCCACGATGAAACTCTGGCTGGCGCTGGGGGGCGGGGAAAACGACACAGTGAATCAACAAGGATAA
- a CDS encoding MacB family efflux pump subunit, with the protein MANTPVIELSHIYRHFGSGNAAVTVLKDISLRVHAGEMVAIIGASGSGKSTLMNILGCLDKPSEGEMRIMDVSTQVASSEQLAQLRSQYLGFIFQRYHLMPYLTAIENVTIPALYTDMPANERHSRAEYLLNRLGLGNRMHYRPAQLSGGQQQRVSIARALMNGAPVILADEPTGALDSTSGKELMAVLHGLHQAGHTLIIVTHDRSIAEQCQRIVEIHDGQIVADRVNPAIPQVTSQALPTIATTGRTPLWQSVKEAVRMAWRSLLGHRIRAFLSMLGIIIGISSVVSSMAVGEGARQNILSQISQLGTSTIEIQPGLGWDQPRPDFERSLTLDDVELLGKQPYIDSLSPVVSKTVRAIRGGKQVLVSLSGVSNGFFRVQGLHFVGGNRFTPRDLDDREPVVIIDPNISSTLFGEGQDPLGEIIQLSGVPFRIIGVADKKGPKYIGEQLAAWIPYTSLLERMSGDTPLQSITLRIVDGYPIEVAQQQVEQLLDSAHGKRDFFTMTNDQLTKTIRKTSESMTLLITAIAGISLLVGGVGVMNIMLVSVTERTHEIGIRLSVGARPVDIMRQFLIEAMVICTLGGLIGIVGSGVAGLIFSLVTQEFTMIFTWPPILLACGFSALIGLGFGFFPARNAARLHPTEALARE; encoded by the coding sequence ATGGCTAATACTCCTGTTATCGAGCTTTCGCATATTTATCGCCACTTTGGCTCGGGTAATGCGGCAGTCACCGTACTAAAGGATATTTCCCTGCGCGTGCATGCCGGAGAGATGGTGGCCATTATCGGCGCATCGGGTTCAGGTAAATCGACGCTGATGAATATCCTTGGCTGCCTTGATAAGCCCTCGGAAGGCGAAATGCGCATTATGGATGTGTCTACTCAGGTGGCCAGTAGCGAACAACTGGCGCAGCTCCGTAGTCAGTATCTTGGGTTTATTTTTCAGCGCTACCACCTGATGCCCTACCTGACGGCCATTGAGAACGTCACGATCCCGGCGTTATATACGGATATGCCGGCAAACGAGCGTCATTCGCGGGCAGAGTATCTGCTAAACCGTTTAGGTTTAGGTAACCGTATGCACTACCGGCCTGCTCAGCTTTCCGGCGGTCAGCAGCAGCGCGTCAGTATCGCTCGCGCCCTGATGAACGGTGCGCCGGTTATTCTCGCGGACGAGCCTACCGGTGCACTTGACAGTACCAGCGGTAAGGAGCTGATGGCCGTTTTGCATGGCCTGCATCAGGCCGGGCACACGCTTATCATTGTCACCCACGACCGGAGTATCGCAGAGCAGTGCCAGCGCATTGTTGAAATCCATGATGGCCAGATTGTCGCCGATCGCGTCAACCCGGCCATCCCGCAGGTGACATCCCAGGCGTTACCGACTATTGCCACCACCGGGCGTACGCCGCTCTGGCAGAGCGTTAAAGAGGCGGTACGCATGGCGTGGCGTTCTCTGCTGGGCCACCGTATTCGGGCGTTCCTCTCAATGCTTGGCATTATTATCGGCATCTCTTCCGTCGTCTCGTCTATGGCGGTGGGGGAAGGGGCGCGACAAAACATTCTGAGCCAGATAAGCCAACTGGGGACCAGCACCATCGAGATCCAGCCCGGCCTGGGTTGGGATCAGCCGCGTCCTGATTTTGAGCGTTCTTTGACTCTGGACGACGTAGAACTCCTCGGCAAGCAGCCTTACATCGATAGCCTTTCTCCGGTGGTCAGTAAAACCGTAAGAGCGATCCGCGGAGGAAAACAGGTTCTGGTCTCTCTGTCTGGCGTCAGCAATGGTTTCTTTCGCGTCCAGGGTCTGCATTTTGTTGGCGGAAACCGTTTTACGCCTCGCGATCTCGACGATCGGGAGCCGGTGGTCATTATCGATCCAAACATCAGCAGCACGCTGTTTGGCGAGGGGCAGGATCCGCTGGGCGAAATTATTCAGTTGTCCGGCGTCCCCTTCCGGATCATTGGCGTGGCGGATAAAAAAGGGCCGAAGTATATCGGCGAACAGCTCGCCGCATGGATCCCCTATACCTCGCTGCTGGAACGTATGTCAGGTGATACGCCCCTGCAGTCAATAACTCTGCGCATTGTGGACGGTTACCCCATTGAGGTTGCTCAGCAACAGGTAGAACAACTGCTCGATTCCGCCCACGGCAAGCGTGACTTCTTTACCATGACCAATGATCAGCTGACGAAAACGATCCGCAAAACGTCGGAGTCGATGACTCTGCTGATTACCGCCATTGCCGGGATCTCTCTTCTGGTGGGGGGCGTCGGGGTGATGAACATCATGCTGGTTTCCGTCACGGAAAGAACACACGAAATTGGCATTCGTCTCTCGGTGGGGGCTCGCCCGGTCGATATTATGCGCCAGTTCCTGATCGAAGCGATGGTGATTTGCACCCTCGGCGGCCTGATCGGCATTGTCGGCTCGGGCGTGGCGGGGCTGATCTTCTCTCTGGTTACCCAGGAATTCACCATGATTTTCACCTGGCCGCCGATCCTTCTGGCCTGCGGATTCTCCGCACTTATCGGGCTGGGATTTGGCTTTTTCCCGGCACGCAACGCTGCCCGTTTGCACCCGACGGAGGCGCTGGCACGAGAATGA